From the Hordeum vulgare subsp. vulgare chromosome 1H, MorexV3_pseudomolecules_assembly, whole genome shotgun sequence genome, the window ACAAGCGTAGAGGCCTGCGTCGGACAACGCCAAAAGTCTACCACACGCGCCGGCGACCAGGCAGCTTCGACTCAGCCGACGAGCATTGAAGGAAGAAAAGCGCAGGACCTGCGCCTAGCCAGCGCCAGAACCGACCACCCGTCTTCACGTCATCGTCGCCGCAAGGATCCCCCTCAAACAACTCCGACTTCAGAAGACAAGAGAGGCACGGCGACCCCTCGAACACGTCGGACGAGACCGACTACGAGAACCCAACAGACCGACCCCTCAAAAGTGTTTTAGCTTGTTCTCTATCTCTTTGTTTTTGAAACTCGATGGGAGCACGAACGATTCCCATGTATGAATGACGCATAACGTGGAGAAGAAAAGAGAAGAGAAGGTTTACAAGTCAATGAAAAAATAAACAAGGTTTACAAGTCTAGTTACCGATCTATACAATCTGCGTTTAGAGCTTTTTTTTTATGAAAGGGCCACATAGCCTCATTTTCATTATGAAAATAAAgtcatactccctccattcttaaatataagccTTTATAGAGATTTTACTGGTAGATTgcatatgaagcaaaatgaatgaatctacactctaaagtatgtctatatacattcgtaggcaaaattgaaaaaaatgacccctggggggaaagaactcacggagtgacccctcggggaaaatatgtcacccggctgacccttttgtgtggcgcccgacacctaggcgccacactacactgtgtgacgcctagccgttcggcgccacacattgacttatacAGCCACAGGCCAACccccctccccattcccctcccCCATTCAAACCGGTGGCGGCTGGCTCTACTCCAAGTCCGAATCCCCTCCCCCATCCccttcagatctggtgatttcttccgtggattgatcccccaaggttgGCTACTAGGTAATCTCTTCCGTTTCCCATCCCTCTATCCAAATGGAATAGGATTTTGTTTGAGTAGATGAGTAGATTGATAtgagttggaaagcctataagcgatgaactcggaggtgagttgtctatggctttgcgacgaaagggcaccatcaaccctcttgcctcgacacatgtgaggcatacaactgacaatgttccatcctggccctcctttccatggtcttgcacggacaatccaaggacaccctctatcctcacatgcaaccgtgtaacgcagcttcatgtctgaatgaacaactttgtgtggcctataatgcgtaacagaatattcatccaaccacatcttcagttcaaagaatgtttcaAACTTTGACCctggcaaaataatattcttcccatgtgtgtcccgatgagaaggtggcctaactccaaacaatatgccttcgcctccgtcaaccacggcttcatccgcaaggctaagatcatcgaacaatggtgtccggtgatcacgctttaataccttcgtgaaagcttcagtctcctttgccgtgaacccttcctcatcaacttcttcatcgggaccctcatcgtcagactcagaggcatagccacgtgagtacggaatagaatggtccattgtctcttgcaaattatatttgtccaaatcaccaagattgttgtcatgaagaacattaccatcattctcatcatcatcatgctcatcattagcctctaccaatggttcatattcaatgttgacctcttcgttggcctcatcgacacaagaaagaggttcaatgttggcctcttcgttgatgggtgcaggaatagcttcaacaatcggagaggaaacccggttcaaatccaacaagttaggaacatttgttttgatggcaaataactctagagccttgtctagtgattcggccatcgtatccttgtatgcaagccaacgttgctcggagttgacacgcatggtcttccaacgaatgtgcattccgaatcccacattatgcctaccatcaaactcaactacatcactagggtccatccaattcaaatcctttcggacttgttccaacaattcaccatagctaggacacaaatcgaacaccatgtcaagctcatccgggtccggatcaatattgccttttaaaaaggcatccttgtccacgtgatgaacataaacacatgttcttcccatccctaaacaacaaaacatagaatcttttctataagcaatcatacaattacaataaccctagcctaacttccaaacaaccataaccctaaccccatcataatCCTAACACAAtcaaacatccctaaccctagcctaaccatagcctaaccctagcctaaccctaaaacaaccataatgcaaacatccaaacaaccctaatcctaaccccatcatatcCCTTATCCTAAAATACAAACAAAaccaacaatatcatatacatcccacattttatgaaaaactagggtttcctcaaatttgcaaaaaaaaagaacacaaaagatttttctttggatgagaatgaggggagaggtggggattaccttaggggagtgattggacaacaaatgcccggtccaaaccttcagatttggtgatttagagaaggatttgagggaggggccagtggctgggagagggggatgggggaggggaatgaggagggggtggggagggggctggcccgtgggcaGTTAAGTCAATGTGCGGCGCCTAAtcgttcggcgccacacattacaacgtttaggcgccacacattacaatgtgtgacgcctgaggcttaggcgtcacacggcctggggggtgggcccTCTCTGCCCAGGTGGTCAGGgtgtgtggcgccgaacggctaggcgtcacacagtgtagtgtggcgcctaggtgtcgggcgccacacaaaagggtcagccggGTGACATATTTTTCCTGAAgggtcactccgtgagttctttccccaCAGGGATCATTTTAATCAATTTTgcctacatccgtatatagtcttttagtgaaacctttaaaaagactttTATTTAGGAAGGAAGAGAATACATCATATTGTGCTCTATTACAATCTCTTGATGCATCACCGATGCATCGAAGCAACTAAAGAAACAACATACATCCTCTGGCATTTTACCATACCTACAGGAGGTTGCCCCTCATAAGCCAAAAGATACGAAGCTAGTAACAGTGCCCAACAGCCAAAATGACCAAAACCGCTCGTCACTGCTCCGTGTTTCGACAACCTCTATGCACACTTGACGTAGGTACACCGTACACAGCCCCTTTCTCATAGTCTGACGCCCATCTCGCATCAACAAGAAGTCGTTGTCTATCTGGTCATCGTCTCAAGCTCACCAGCTGCTCCCAGATTGATTCCCGTGTTTTCTCCCCCCGTTCGAGCTCCGGATTTTCGAGGTGCAGCTCACGCACTTCTGAACGCATGGCCTCCCGGGACAGATCATAAGGCATCAAGGCAAGTTATTATTTGCTGATTCCGCTGTAATCGTCGACTTCCGAATGCATCACGAAGCTCGGAAACGCCGTCGTAATGTCCCTGAGCAAACAACATCACCCACAGCAGCAGTCAGATCACTTACAAATGTGGTAAAGGGCAAAAGCAAATGAAGATCTCTACTGCTCTCTAGTTCACATATGGCGTTTGTGTATCAGAAGAAGAGCTCCAAGTGTGTTATATAGAGTTATAGACTATCCACCCAAAAAGGAGAAGCGTAAAGAACTAGGAAAGCCTGAGAAGCAGAGTGCAGCGGCAGATAAGTACTCACTGAAGATAGGGCAGTGACATGTTCCTGAGCGATGCTGGGTTCTTCTTGACGAACTCCTCCCACTCCTTGGGGTCTATCCTGTCATCGCCATTCGAGTCTGCTTGACTGAACGTCTGAAATTCCAAAAGGAGCAGAGCACACAGGACATGTTAGCAGAGCAGCAAAGGAGAGAGACTGAATAaatactacttcctccgttcctaaatataagtctttctagaggtttcactaatagactacatacggatgtatatagacatatttaaaagtatagattcattcttTTTGCTCCGTAGGTAGACATTTaatgaaatcttttaaaagacttatatttaggaaaggagggagtaggaGACAATTATCTATCTATCTTGTTGGTCACATACATTGTCGACGATCTCCTCAACGGCGCTATCGGAGAGGCACAGGTCGGACTCGTCGAGGAGTGCCACCACCAACTCCCGAAGCTGTGCGTGTCAACAACAAGTGATGCAATCAGTTAACCGAAGTTCATCGGCATAGCTCATGGACAGTGCAAATATATAAGGTGCAAACTTATTCAGTAGTAGTACCTCTTCTTTCTCGATGTAGCCTGTCCCCCTCAAATCGTACAACTTGAATGCAACTACAAAGTGGGATGGTGACGAATAAGGACAGCAACTATATATAGAATTAAGCATAGTGACAAACCAGAGATGGTGATTTTTGCTGAGCAAAGACGACGAATGGACAGGAAAAAGACGATTATACGAGAGGCATGGAGGCATACACGCGGCCTTGTCCGATTCAGGAGCTTTGGGGTGGAAGATGCTGAGCGAGCGCACAAACTCGCCGAACTCGATGACGCCGTTCCGCTTGAGATCGAAGAGGTCGAACACCCTGTCGGCGAACAGGCTCGGCCCTTTGCTGGTCCTGAACAAAGCGAGCTGGAACTCCTCCTGGGGACGAACCAACCACACAGATGAGATGAGATGAGTTGAGGGGCGCAGTCTTTGAAGATGCATGGATCCATGGCGGTCGTGGAGGCTACCTTGTGGATGAGGCCGTCTTTGAAGATGGAGTAGCTGAGCTTCTTGTAGAGCTCGTAGAGCGCCTCGACCTCGTTCACCGTGACTGCAACCACGCGCACGCAATGCAACACGAGCTTCCATTCAGTTGAGGTAGCAGAGAGGAAATCAAGGAGTGGTATGGATTGACGAGACGTACAGGAGGTCTGGGAGGCGAGGACGGCCGGGTCCTCGTACCCCGGCGCGCGCCTGGACCGCCCCGGCGACGACGACACGCAGCCCATCCGCTGCCTGCTTGTCCGGCTCCGGCGGAAGCTAAGCCGATCGAGCACGCCGCGCCGGCGAGAGAATAAGCTCCGCACTCTACAGGCGTTGACGCTAACAGAAACACAACCACCCATCCATCAGGCTCCGACGCGACACGCAAACGCAGCACCACGAAACCGGAAACAGCAAGCAATCCGACTGACCTGAGGCGAAGACGAACGAGTAGGGAGTACCAAACCCCGCCGTCTGCGGTGGTGCTTTGGCCGGAACCGGCAAGGAAGGGGGAATAAGAGGATCTTTGGGCCGGCTGCTCCGTCTGTCCGTCGGTCGTCGTCGGCGACACGGCTCTCCCTTTGGTCCTCTCTTTCCGCCTCGACGTCTGCGTGCCCCCCCGGCTGGACTCCGCTCGATCGGGGCGTAGCAATATAGTATTGGGCGGCAAGTCAAATGGCTTCTTCCCGTTGAGCTCTCGCCGGGCGATCGGGGCGGGTGCGCTGCGGGGCTTCCGGACGGCGACAGGTGCGCCGAATCTataaccacagagagagagagagacagagagacagagagagctgCAGTTGTGGTAAATAAATGAAAATGGGTGGTGCGAAAAGGGGTTTGGGGCGGTTGGTTGGTTCGTTTCGTTCACGGGAAGACGGGACGCCAAGGCGTCTCGCTCGGCCACGTCGCGCGTCGCCGGCCGCCGCCGTGGGGCTCCGCCCGTGCTCGCCTTTCCGTCGACGTCCGGTGGCCTCTGTTCTAAAGCGGCGTCCCACCGTCAGCCGAAAGCGGCGTCCTGATTGCACGGGGGCCCGAGATTGGATCCCCCTTGATTCCCGCTGCTTTCAACGGCTTTTCTCTTTCTCGGCTCAGAAGAAGATGGGGAAAAAAACTGTTTTTCTCTTTCCAGAATGCTCTTTTTTCCTAGGCACGGTCACCACCACCATCCCGGTGCCGGGGCGAGCCACGTGCGGGCGCGCGCTCGCCGATCCCGGCGAGGCAGGTGACACCCGGCGGGGCGGCTGGCGTCGGTGGCGTGGCGGCGAGTGGTCGGGCGTGGTCGGGACTCGCACGGGCGGACTTGTTTTGGGTCAGGTGTCCATCCTAGACAAAGGACAAAACAAGGCAGCTGACCGGGTACCCTTATGTGTTGTACTCCTAGTATATGTCACAAACTAGAATACTCTATGAATGCACAATACACCGTAGATGGCagtagtacaagaataagaacgtTCCCGATATAACGTGTCGTCTTACCCGTCATGTCTAAAAAATAATCTCTGTGTACATGTCATAGATTTCCCAGAAATTTTGTGTGACGTGCAGGGACAGCTCAGTAAACCCACGTTAGGGCTTTCGGCTGGACTTTGCAAAACCCGACCCAGACAAAAAAGTACCATTTTTCTCCGCCACTCCTCCCCTCATCGTAGGGCATGCCGACGGGGAGCCCGTTAGGTGGAGGGCCCTTGTCGCGTGTCGCTTGGCTTCGGCCCCGGTCGATAGCCTGCATCTAGCGGCGGCTGCGCCTCGTTGGCGTGAACAAGTCGAGGCGACGGCCTCGGACATTGAGGTGACACAGCCCATCCCCTTCCTCAACTGGATGGTATGCGGGGCGGTGCTAAGGCAGGCGGTCACCGATGTGGCACTCGGCGTCAAGATCTGGCGGTTGAGGCGCTCCGACATGCTGTCGTGGCGACGCTCCGGTGAGTCGCGGTTGTGGGGCATGCTGGGTGCCTGGGGTCCCCTCCCTCAGTCGGGGGAGCTGCGCGGGTGGCGGCGAGGCGCAACTATGGATAGCGGCGCGGCGACGTCGCATTGGTGGGCTCGTCGTGCAGTCGTGCGGGGTCTGCTGCCCTAGGCCTCGCGGGAGGCGGGATGGGGCTCCCGTCGGTGGCGCTGTTGTGGTGGCTGCGCGGGTGACGGCATGACAGCGCCGGTGGTCTGCGATGGCGGAGATGGGCCTTCCTTGCCCGAAGCTGCGTGGGTGGGGCTGTTATTGTGCGCGGTGGGCTATGGTGGTTTGTGAATCCGATGGGTGTTGGCAGCGGCGAGCTGTCTGGTGTTCTCGGTCATGTGGCTTGGGCGAGGACGGTTGACAAGTCCAGAGacggtttgttgggttggtagtgGTGAGGATGGATTTGGTGAGCTCCGGGCGAAAGCCTTGCTCGACATTGGTCGTTGTTGGTATTGTCAGCGTCCTAGGATGTCGTTCTCTTCTTGGAGGCGGCATTGTGGAGCCTAGGGCTGGATCAAAAGTCGTAGCTCACGAGCTTAATGAGCGCTCGATAGTTCGGCTCGTTAAGCTCGTGGCTCGCTTCTTAATGAATAGAGCCAATCATCAATTTCAGCTCGTTAAGCTTAACGAGCTAACGAGTTTCACGAGTAGCTTGTTAAGCTCATTAGTGATAATACAACATATTTTCATCTTACATGACAAAATTTACGTAGCACCTAATCCCATCTATTTAATCTAATCTATATAGGAAGTAACAAACTAGTGAATTTTGTTTGTTGGCCCcatcttttttttttgaaaaccaCATCTACACACTTATCATATAGACCGTAAGACATCAAAATCTGTTAACGAGCGCTCACGAATGCTCACGAGCAAAACGAGTTTCAAACGAGCCGAGCCGAGCAGAGTTTTTTGCTCGCTAATCCTAATGAGCTTAATGAGTCGAGCCTTAACGAGCATGAGCTTAACGAGCACGAGCTTAACGAGCCGAGTAGCTCGTTAATCCACCCCTAGTGGAGCCCCTTCACCACCATTGTCGCCTCGGTCTCGGGCTTTTCGTGTGAAAACCAAAGTTTTGACCTTGGTCGAAGCGGGCATCGGCGGTGTTCCCATCGCTTTCCTCTTAGGGCGACGCCTTGGAGGTCTGGTCCTTCGTCAGTTCCTGGCAGCTCAGTTGGCTTTTGCGGTTCCGTCGTCGGCCAGGAGTGTGTGCGACCTTGGGGTCGATGAGGAAATCGGAGCAGCGGCTTCAAAGATTAGTGTCGTGGAGTGTCGGTTCTGGTCGCATGGGTGATAGAGTCGTCGGCTCGGATGGAGCGCGACCTCGCGGCCAGTGGGTAAGTTGGAGCGCTGGCTCCGAGGAACACCCAGTGTTGTGGAGTGTCAGATCTAGCCGTGTGGGTGGCAGAGTTGTCGTCTCGTGTGGAGTGCGACCTCGGGACCGACGTGTGTGTGTTGCTGAGGTTTGTATGCCGGAGTGGTGGCTTCGAGTCTTGTGGTAGGGAGGCAACTCTGGCCGTTTGAGCGACACGGTAGTCGGCCTGTTGGGTGCGCACCCTCGGGGCTGCTGTGTGTTTCGTTGTATTAGTTTTCGACTAGTTTTTCTTATAAATCGATcaattctcttcttcttaatGCAAAAACGGAGCTCCAGCTGGTTTCTCAAAAAAAGTCTAATTTTGTATTTTGAAACGATAAATAAACCGAGTTTGGCATAAATAATAGTACCATTTCTGAGAAAAAAATACTCCCAGTCTTTCTCATACAACAAGGTTATCTATAAGGTTGGTTGTAAGATATAGAACTTTTTCTCTCATCTTCTCCCTATCTTTCTCTTCACATTTGTTGTATTTGTCTGGAAACACGCATATAGCTAGGCTATTGCATCAGGGCCCATTCTCCTTACTTTTATGAGTATCTTTCCTCCACATAAACAAAATTGCGAGGTAAACGGGATTATAGCCTAAATTGTACTTGCACCGACACTTACTTTGGGGTTTTGGCCGAAATGATTTTCAAGCTTTTGGACCGGGATTCGTCCAAAATATCTAACGATCGGACGTCCTCTTCGAAACATTCCCTCCTACCATATGTCCACACGTAGAACACCAACATGTGCATTCCCCTAAAATATCATGTGCCATGTTGTGCACTTCTACCAGCCCACACGTGTCATGTGTCACATGTTCGCGCCTCTGATCCGCTGATACgtttcgaacgtatctataactttgatggtttcaagctattatcttgttaactttggatgttttatatgcatgaatatgctattttatatctttttcggactaacctattaactcagtgcctcgtgccagtttctgtttttttccgtgtttttaacctttttcagaaaaaaatattaaacggagtccaaacagaataaaactgcgggatgattttttccataacagaagatacgcacgagacttgagaaccaaggcaggagaccccgtgggaggtcacaagccccctaggcgcgccctagggggcgcgcctggtaggcttgtgggccccacgtggctcctttgccctacctctttcgcctataaattctctaaaatcccgaaaccaaagaagagagccacgaaaatacttttccgccgccgcaagattttgtctccgcaagatccca encodes:
- the LOC123448511 gene encoding calcineurin B-like protein 4 yields the protein MGCVSSSPGRSRRAPGYEDPAVLASQTSFTVNEVEALYELYKKLSYSIFKDGLIHKEEFQLALFRTSKGPSLFADRVFDLFDLKRNGVIEFGEFVRSLSIFHPKAPESDKAAFAFKLYDLRGTGYIEKEELRELVVALLDESDLCLSDSAVEEIVDNTFSQADSNGDDRIDPKEWEEFVKKNPASLRNMSLPYLQDITTAFPSFVMHSEVDDYSGISK